In Triticum aestivum cultivar Chinese Spring chromosome 5B, IWGSC CS RefSeq v2.1, whole genome shotgun sequence, the following proteins share a genomic window:
- the LOC123116148 gene encoding putative uncharacterized protein DDB_G0286901: protein NNNNNNNNNNNKKNNNNNNNININNNSSNSNSNSNSNSNNNSNNNSNNNNSNNNNNNNNNNNNNNNNNNNNNNNNNSNSNNSNSNSNSNSNSNSNSNSNSNSNNSSNSSSNSNSNSNSNSNSNSNNNNNNNNNNNNNNNNNNNNNNNNNNNNNNNSNNSNNSSSNNNNNNSNSNS from the exons aacaacaacaacaacaacaacaacaacaacaacaagaagaac aacaacaacaacaacaacatcaacatcaacaacaacagcagcaacagcaacagcaacagcaacagcaacagcaacaacaacagcaacaacaacagcaacaacaacaacagcaacaacaacaacaacaacaacaacaacaacaacaacaacaacaacaacaacaacaacaacaacaacaacaacaacagcaacagcaacaacagcaacagcaacagcaacagcaacagcaacagcaatagcaacagcaacagcaacagcaacagcaacaatagcagcaacagcagcagcaacagcaacagcaacagcaacagcaacagcaacagcaacagcaacaacaacaacaacaacaacaacaacaacaacaacaacaacaacaacaacaacaacaacaacaacaacaacaacaacaacaacaacaacaacagcaacaacagcaacaacagcagcagcaacaacaacaacaacaacagcaacagcaacagc